A region of the Thioploca ingrica genome:
CCTCAATTAGAAGCCATGTTGGCAATTCAGGTGAGTCATCCTTATCCGCTTTATTTAAGCTTATGCAGTCTAGCAGGTAGTATAGCGACTTTTACGAGTGCCATGGTCCCTCCAGTTTTTAATGCTTATAATCACAATGATTTATTGGCTACATTTACCCCAGTTTGTCAATTTATCGACGAAATTTTAGATCGCATTCGGGAATCTTATATTGTTATCCCCTTTGATCGGCAAAATCAGCAGAACACTTTAAAAATTTCTTCTGAATTTCAGTGGTTACCAACTAAAAATTATTTTGTATTGCGTTTGGAAGAACGGCAAATTTTAGCGGATAAAAATTTAACTTATCTGGTCATTGGCTTAAAGGGATTCGAGGGTAAACCGAAATTAGAAGAACTGGTTAGCTGGGGAGAGTCCTGTCAAATTGGTTCAAATAGTTATATTAATTCGATACGAGAGCGGCGAATTTATGGGGCAAAACGACAACGTATCTTAGAAAAAGAGAAAAATCTCAATCTCATTCCACCCAATGAGGTTGCCCTCTTCCAAGTGGAAATCAATCCTGAATTTATTGCGGTAGAGGAAGTATTAGTCATAGTGAGCGAATTAGAAAATATTCCTCAGCCAGTAGAAGTGATGTTATACACGGTACCCTATCAATAATTTAAAGGTTAGCCTATATGCTGTTTTCTGGCGAGCAAATTGAAAGTACCTTATATCGCTATTTTCATGAATTTTATAATGAAGTAATCCAAATTAAACAAGCACCAGATGAACGTTCTCGTATTCAACATCAACTGATTAGTGTCTTCGATCGCCAACGTTTAGATGCGAGTCAACGGGGAGGGGAACAACACCTGAAATTGTATAAAGAAGCCCAGTATTTAATGGTTGCTTTGACCGATGAAATTTTCTTACATTTATTTGAGTGGGCTGGTAAGGAAACTTGGCGTACCCAATTATTAGAAGTAAGAATGTTTAATTCCCAAATTGCTGGGCAACGGGTATTTGAAAACTTGAACGCCTTGTTGAATAAACGCGACCAGAATACTTTAGAATTAGCTCGACTGTATTTAATTGTGTTATTTCTCGGTTTTCAAGGTCAATATCGAAGCACCACCGATCCAATTCAATTACAAGAATATGAAAATTATCGTCGCCAATTGTATTTCTTTATTACCCAAAAAAATGTTGATGAACTGCATGATCGTCTTTACTATGAAGTAAATAAACGGATTTTTCCAGAGGCTTACCGTGTTACGGAATTAAAACAGGAAGAACGCCAATGGCTTCCCTCTTTATTTTGGTGGCAGGTGTCTTTTATAGCGCTATTTGTTAGCTTATTTTTCGTTTCAATCGGGTTATGGTATCAAGTCACTCATGATATCAATAGTCAAACTGAACAAATTTTAGAAAAGCATGCTTCACCCTAAACTGTTAACTTTATAAATCAATAATATGCGCCACTGTGCCTAAGAAACCGGCATGAGCGTTTCAATTACCTAGCGATGACGCTCAATTTTTCCATGAGAAAATTAACCCAGCGATTTTTTATGGTCTCATTCTGTCTGTTGCTTGTTTATTTACTGATTAATCAAGATGAAATTAACCCAACCAGAACACTGGAAGAAGAATTAGCCGAGTTAGTACAAAAAGGCGAACAGGCTGGTTACGAATATACAATTGCTTTGCCTTTATGGCAAAAAGGCTTGGAGTTGGCTAAAAAAAGCCATTATCAAGCTGATATGGCGAGATTTAATGCTAAGTTGGGAGAAGCTTATAATAAGTTAGGTCAATATGATCAAGCGCGGCTTTATTTGGATCAGGCCTTAACAATTTATCGCGATAACCAAAAGGTTGATAATGATAAATCTTTTCAAGGTGAAAAAAATGTCTTCGGTAATTTAGGAAACCTAAAAGTTAATAATAACGAACATCTTCTAAGTAATAATCAAAATGATAGCGGTAAAAGTGAGGATAGGTGGTTTTCTTGGCTTTATAACCCAGTTAAGATGTATTGGAATCGAATTTATCGTGGCGGTCTAACGGCTAATCGTGATATAAGTAAACAGCTAGATAACAACCAACTGATTAAAAACCAGTGCCAAGTTTTGAAGGAGTTAGGTATTTTGTATCGTTCTCTGGCTCGATATGAACAAGCGGTAGACTATTTTCAACAAGCCATTGACAATTACCATCAAATTGAAGAGTTAACCGGTAAAGCGGCTATTTTTACTGAAATGGCCGTGGTTGATTATCATCAACAGCAGTATGATTCCGCTTTAGAAAAGCTAGCCACTGCACTGGATATTTACAGTAAGAGTAAAGATAATCAGGGTATTGGAGAAGTTTTTACCCAAATCGGTATAATCTATCGTGGGCAACAAAAGTATCTCCAGGCTATAGAGAAATTGGATGATGCCTTTAAAATAACCACTGAACCGAGTAAAAAAGGGGATATCCTGGTGCAGAAAGGCATAACTTATCGTGAGAATAAACAATATGATGAGGCTATCAGTTCATTGGAGCGTGCCCGCTTTTTTTACAGTAATAGTGAGAATAAAAATTATATTGGCGAAAGTGAGGCTTTAATGCAGATGGGTCTCCTTGAATATACACGTAATCAGTATAAAGCAGCCATTGATTATTTTACCCTCGCCTTGGATCTCAGTAACAAAATTAATAATCGTCAAGGTCAATGGGATAATCTCGTGCAATTAGCACGACTCTATCGTCAACAGGGAGAAAATGAAACTGCGTTAAATCAGTTTTGGCAAGCTTTAGCGGTTGATATGGCTGACGATTCGGTGTTTGTCATGACTAGATCGGCTATTTACGACGAAATGATTCAATTTTTGCAACCCACCAAAGCGGTGCATAAATCAGTCACCACACCAACTGATTATTATCAAGGCTTAAAAGTGTTTGAGCTAAAAATCAATCGCTTATTTTCTGGATGGTTTAGTCAATATAAACTGCGGCTACCAACTGAACCGGTAGCGGATTTAACCACCACTGCTAAAGAATTATTACCCAGTGAAATCTTTTTCATTTATAACATCATGGCTGATAAAACGCTGTTGTGGGTGATAACCGGTGGTGAACAAGGTGAATTATTGCAATTTACCCTGTCGATAACCGCAGCAAAAATAATTCAACAAATTAATAGTTTATATGACAGAGGGATACAACCCGCGTTATTAGAACTAGGTTATCAACAAACCCCAACCGATAAGCAGTTAGCCGCTACTTTACGCTACAGTTTGCGGTATTTTGTCGATACCAGTTACAACCTCTATGGACAATTATTTCCTCGAGCCGTACAGCAATTACTCGATAAAATTAAGCCACAAACGGTGTATATTATACCCACTGGACCCTTATGTTATTTACCGTTTGAAGCGTTAGTCACTCAAAAAAGATATGATATTCCACATTATCTCATTCAAAATTATACCTTGGCTTATATTCCCTCCGTTACGTTGTTTAGCAAATGGCGTCATCAATTAATCAAACAACCTACCCAGTTTCATGACAACTGCAAAACAGTATCTGCACAACAGGCTAAAGAATTATTTCAAAAATCGCCTTTACAATCAGGTTGTTTAGCTAAGTTGACACAACCAATTAAAGATAAAGAAAATATTTGTAATATTTCAGCGAGCTTGATGTCGCTTGGTATTCCTAATACCGTGCTGAAATTATGGTCAAGTGTCAATGACAGTACTTTGGAAGTAGAAGCGGTTAAGGTGAGTGATACTGAAATTCAGCGTTCGCTGATTGAACAAGTACGACAAGCTAAATTAGCAGTGCTAGAGAATAAAAAATCTTTTTACTATCATCCTTATTTCTGGGCTAATTCTTTAGTGTATGGAGTTGAAATGTGACCCGGTTAAACACCAACTATTATTCATTGTGGCGGAGAGGTTCTCTGTGGTTAGTACTCCTGTTGATGAAAACCGCTTGTATTTGGGCGGCTGAAGTGACTATGCAAATAGACGCGTCACCGCTACCGGCGACCATTAATGAGGAATTGACTTATAATATTCAACTCACGGCTACCACCGAACCCGTTGATAATACAGTATTAAACTATATTTTACCACCCAGCTTTACTTTCGTTTCTGCTGCCACCACTCAAGGAAATTGTCAACTGAGTCAATTTGTTGAGTGCCAATTGGGACAGTTGACTGATATTGCTGTGGTGACTATCAAAGTTAAACCCACTATAGTTGGTAATGTTAATAATCATTTTAATGTTCAAGGTCTGGAAAATAATAATCAGGTAGTTATTGAAGAACAGTCAGTTAATGTCACAGTCAATGCCATAGCACCAGTGACTACTAATGAACCAGCGGCTAAATTAGCCATGACGATAGCCACTTCACCAACCCCAGCACTCCTCAATGAAGATTTAACTTATAGTATTAAAGTGTTTCCAATCCCCGTGTCAGCGCCCATTAATAATGTAGTGTTAACTTATGGGTTACCGCCTAACTTCAATTTGCAGTTGGCTCAAGCAAGTCAAGGTAATTGTCAACTTAATGGTGTGGTCGAATGCCAGCTAGGCATTATTAATCAAGCTGTTACTGTTACTTTGGTGGTAAAACCAATGGCGGTTGGTAATTCCAACAATCAATTTAATATTCGCGGCGCGGATTCCAATAATCAAGTCATAGAAACCACCGAAGCCGTTGAAATCATGGTGAATAGACCAGCGCCGGTGCAAGTGAGCTTTAGTGAAGCAGTTTATACCGCCGATGAAGCACAATCGCTAGTAACTATTACCGTTAATCGCACCGGTGACAGTGATCGAGCCATTGCGGTGAGTTATACCACTCGAGACGGTTCTGCTATTGCCGGTCGCGATTATCAGCCAGTACAAGGTCGATTGCAATGGGCAGTCGGTGATATTACCCCGAAAGAATTCACCATTGCTTTGATTAATGATCTCGAAAAAGAAGCTGATGAGAATTTAACGATTTTATTAACTAACCCAGAGCAAGCCGTTATCGAACAAGGCAAAGCGGAACTGATTATTCAAGATCATAAAATCACCGGAGAGGTGGGTTTTAATCCAACGACTTATACAATTAATGAAGCTAGCCATACCGTGGCTATCAAAGTGGTTCGCTCGGCGGGTTCAGACGGGAATTTATCAGTTAATTATATCACTCAAGATGGAACGGCGATGGCCGGTCAAGATTATGAAACCACTGCTGGCACCTTAAGCTGGCAGAATGGTGAAAGCGGTGAAAAAGAAATTGTCGTTAAAATCTTAAATGATGCGCAACCAGAGTGGGAAAAAGCTTTCCAGGTAATATTAACTCAACCCACTAATCAAGCGAGTATTATTCAAACTCAAGCGGTGGCGACGATTACGATCCAAGATGATCAAACTCAATATAATGCCAGCCAGATTTTAAACTCGGTTGCCCAAAATCCCAGTCAACAAGCCATCGCCCAAAACTTAGGAACAGTTTGTCAAAGTGGTCGAATTAGTCCGGATTTACAAACCCGTTGTCAAGAAATGATCATTAATGCTCGCCTGAATCCCAGCGGAGTAGCTTACGCCTTGCAACAAATTGCGCCGGAAGAATTTGCAGCGCAAGGACGACTTTCTACTGAAGCCGCTGCCCGACAAGTTCGTAACATTTATACTCGCCTAATGGCGTTACGAAGCGGTGCTATTGAAACGATCAGCTTAAAAGATTTGCAGCTCAACGTCGATGGTCAAAATGTTCCTTTACCTACCACTGATGATTCCGAATACCGCTTGGAAGGTAAACCACTAGCGAGTCAAGGTCGAGAACAAAAAATGTACAGTGGAACGGCACATGCCCTGGAAATGAATAAATTCGGTGTGTTTGTGAATGGTCAGATTGGCTTGGGTGATAAAAATACCACGGCTAATGAAACTGGTTTTGATTTTAACAGTTTAGGTTTGACTGGCGGCGCTGATTATCGGTTGACCGATAAAATGATTTTTGGGGCTGCTTTAGGTTATAGTTTAGCTAAAGCGGATTTTTATGAAAATAGTGGTAATATCAAAGTGGATGGTCTCAACTTATCGCTTTATGGTAGCTTTTACCAACCCAAAAAATTTTATATTGATATGTTATACAGTTACGGCATGACCGCTTATGATAACAGCCGTTCGATTGTTTATACTTTAGAGCATGACACCCCTATTAATCAAACAGCTCATTCTGATCCCGATGGTGAACAACAAATTTTAAGCCTCAGTGGCGGTTACCATCTGCATTTTGGCAAACTGAGTGTGACTCCCACCTTGCGTCTGGATCAAATCGGTACCAGCATCAGTAGTTTTACCGAAAGTATTGCCAATCCACAGGCACCGGGAGCGGGATTAGCTTTAGCCATTAACGATCAAACTGTCAAATCAGTTACTTTAGCTTTTGGGGCGCAATTAGCTTTAGAATTAAAACAAAGTTCGGGCGTGACATTTATCCCGCAAGTAAACTTAGAATGGGTCACGGAATCCAAAACCGGACAACGCTGGATCAAAGGTCGATTGGTTGATTATACTGGCGAAGACAGTTTTGCTTTACCGACTGATGAAGCCGATGGCAGTTATGCCAATCTGGGTTTAGGTTTAGCGGTTCAATTCAATGAAAAAATTTCAGCTTTTGTGAATTATGAAACGCTCTTGGGTTTACGTGATATGAGTAGCAGTTCTCTCATGGGTGGGATACGGATGGAGTTTTAATATGCCGACGGGAACGGTACGTTGGTGGCTGGGGTTATTATTGATTTTATCAGCCTGTAGTGAAGTGATTGTTAAAACTCAACTCATTATGTTTGCAATTGATGCTCAAGCCAACTTAAATCACCCGATCGCGGTGGATTTAGTATTGGTTTATGACGAACAATTATTAGCCGAAATTGTCAAACTATCTGCGCATGACTGGTTCACTAAACGGGTACAACTGAAGCGAGATTATCCTATCAGTCTAGCGACCTGGGAATGGGAATTTGTACCCGATCAACCCTCACAAAAAGTATTATCTTTTAAAATGCCACCCGAACGTAAAGAAGCGAAAGCGGCTCTATTTTTCGCCAATTATATCACGCCCGGTATCCACCGAATTCGGATTGACTCCATGACGAGCGTCAAAGTACATCTGCAAGAGAAACTCTTTGTAGTCGAACCATTAGGAACCCAAACCTAATAACTGAAAATTCAGTGAGGTTGAATATCAAAAATAAACGAGATGGATATTGTTAATAAAATTTTAGATATTTTTGCTAAATTATTTGGTACGCAGGGCTTACGTTGGGTATATATTCTTATAGCTATTACTGTCTTATTGGTGGTTATTTATAAAGCCTATCAGCTTTATCAACATAAAAAACGCAAACCAGCAGCACTAGCACCTACCACCGAGACACCTACCACCGCATCACCACCCGAAAAGCCCAAAGACGTTTCCAGTCGTCTCCTCGAAAAAGCCTGTGAGGAACTGTTAAAAAAATTACGCACCCATGTTGTTGGTAGAAACCTCCGTGCTCAAGTTGCCGGTCGCAGTTATCTCTATCAGATTCCATGGCTAATGATGATAGGTGAAAGTGAGAGTGGGAAATCGACACTCTTAGCCCATACCCAACTCAGTTTACCTTTAGGAAAGCCAAAGTCTTCTGAACATGGTTGTGACGCTTGGTTATTTGATAAAGGCATTGTCCTCGATATCAAAGGTAAATATGTCTTGCAACCCGAATCCATAACAGCAGATGAAAAAGGTTGGCTCACGTTACTGCGGTTACTTCGTCAATATCGTCCGAGTTGTCCGCTGGATAGCATTATTTTGACGATTCCTTGTGGTGACTTGCTAGAGCCACAACAACATTTATCCGGTCATTCCGAGCAATTAGTCAAAAAAGCCGATCATCTTTATCATAAACTGTGGCAAGCCCAAAAAGAATTAGGTATCCGTTTTCCGGTTTTTATTTTAGTCACTCAATGTGATCGATTGCGTGGTTTTACCAGTTTTAGTGCTGCGTTACCCGAACAATTACGTCATAATATTCTCGGTTGGTCTAATCCTTATAACTTAGATACCGTTTACGAATCCCGCTTCATTGAGGAAGCTTTCCAAAAAATTTATCAAGGCATTAATGAATTACAAATCGAACTGGTCACTTTAGCTAGCACCGAGGCTATCGCTCAAAAAGATGATTTTTTAGTATTTCCTCATCAATTTCGGACCGTATTTAAGCAATTAAAAATTTATTTGGATAGTTTATTTCAACCCAGTGTTTACCATGAACCATTTTTTTTACGTGGTATTTATTTTTGTGGTGATGTGGCTGAAGAAACGCCGGCCGGCACTTATCAAGCCACGATAAGTTCCGATAAGATTGAGTTTGAACCACAGTGGGCAAAAATTACGGCGCCCAAACAACCGATTTTTTTAGCTCATCTGTTTCGAGATAAATTATTTCGCGAAGTTGATTTAGCAAGACCGGTTTTAGAAGCCCTGTATCGACAAAAACAGATTTTGCGGCGGCGACAAGCTATTGTTGCCACGGCAGCAGTCGGTATTAGTTTTGGACAATGGTGGGATTTTAACCAGCTCAAACGCAGTAAAGCAGCGGTATTACCGGTATTAGAACAATTATCTCAAGACTTAAATTACGTCCAGGAAGCTAGAACCAATGCGAGTTTGCATGGTGAAGGCATTGGTGAAGTCCATCGCTTGCAATTTGAAGGTGCGGAGCATTTGTTGGCGGGCATGTCGAAAATGCAGAATGAAAACTTCTTGTCCTTCTTTTTACCGGCTTCGTGGCTTAGTTCGGTCAATAACCATATTGTCAAAGCCTTAGCTTTGGGGTATGACCAATTCTTCTTAAAATGGATTTATCAAAAATTATTTGATAAGGCAGATAATTTATTATTTCAATACAATATCACTGAAGAAGTCGCTGTAGCTAATCAGGAATACCGTCAGGATTATATTGTTAGCACCGCTGAATTTCGCTTATTTAAAAGTTTCGTCTCCGATTTCAGACAATTACAAGAAAACGTTGATTTTTATAATGGTCTTAAAACAACTGATTTTAGTCAACTGTCTGAAGAAGAAATGAAAAAAATTAGTTTTCTGGTCCAATATTTAGGAGGAAATTTAAAATTTAACTTAGATACCTGGCGATTTTACGGCAAAATTTTGGCCTCTATTCGCAATGATGTTCGCTTTACTCAATTTGATCTCGTTAGCTATCTACCTAAGATACATAACAAAATTACCGATTTGGCCAATCAGTGGTTTAGTCG
Encoded here:
- a CDS encoding outer membrane autotransporter barrel domain-containing protein — its product is MTRLNTNYYSLWRRGSLWLVLLLMKTACIWAAEVTMQIDASPLPATINEELTYNIQLTATTEPVDNTVLNYILPPSFTFVSAATTQGNCQLSQFVECQLGQLTDIAVVTIKVKPTIVGNVNNHFNVQGLENNNQVVIEEQSVNVTVNAIAPVTTNEPAAKLAMTIATSPTPALLNEDLTYSIKVFPIPVSAPINNVVLTYGLPPNFNLQLAQASQGNCQLNGVVECQLGIINQAVTVTLVVKPMAVGNSNNQFNIRGADSNNQVIETTEAVEIMVNRPAPVQVSFSEAVYTADEAQSLVTITVNRTGDSDRAIAVSYTTRDGSAIAGRDYQPVQGRLQWAVGDITPKEFTIALINDLEKEADENLTILLTNPEQAVIEQGKAELIIQDHKITGEVGFNPTTYTINEASHTVAIKVVRSAGSDGNLSVNYITQDGTAMAGQDYETTAGTLSWQNGESGEKEIVVKILNDAQPEWEKAFQVILTQPTNQASIIQTQAVATITIQDDQTQYNASQILNSVAQNPSQQAIAQNLGTVCQSGRISPDLQTRCQEMIINARLNPSGVAYALQQIAPEEFAAQGRLSTEAAARQVRNIYTRLMALRSGAIETISLKDLQLNVDGQNVPLPTTDDSEYRLEGKPLASQGREQKMYSGTAHALEMNKFGVFVNGQIGLGDKNTTANETGFDFNSLGLTGGADYRLTDKMIFGAALGYSLAKADFYENSGNIKVDGLNLSLYGSFYQPKKFYIDMLYSYGMTAYDNSRSIVYTLEHDTPINQTAHSDPDGEQQILSLSGGYHLHFGKLSVTPTLRLDQIGTSISSFTESIANPQAPGAGLALAINDQTVKSVTLAFGAQLALELKQSSGVTFIPQVNLEWVTESKTGQRWIKGRLVDYTGEDSFALPTDEADGSYANLGLGLAVQFNEKISAFVNYETLLGLRDMSSSSLMGGIRMEF